A window of Ananas comosus cultivar F153 linkage group 11, ASM154086v1, whole genome shotgun sequence genomic DNA:
ACCAGATGGTAAAATTCGGGATGTGGCGAACCCTCGTGCGCCAGTCATTGCTGTGgtcgccttctcctcctcctcctcctcctagaAGCAGCTCAACAAGTTCCTCTGCTGGACGCCAAATGTTTAAATCTTGAAGGGTGGTAAGGTACTCGATGCCGTGGGGCAGCTCCTTTAGCTCAGGGCAACCGCGTAGCTTAAGCGTATTCAGGCTTGCCATTGCTCCTCTTTCTATTTCCACCTGACTGAGCTTCTGGGCACCTGATATGTACAATTTCTTTAGCTTTGGGAATGATGTTGCTTGGAAGTGCAACTTCATGCCGTCATATGCCCCACAAAGTTCGAGAAACATCAACGCAGGCAGCGCTTGCAAGTAAGGAAATGTATCTTCATCAAATTTTGCCTCTGAAAGTGTTAATCTGGTTAGGTTTGTAAGAGACCGAAAGGACGCGGCAAGCTCAGAGACTGAGGTTTTGTCTAATTTACCCTGTAGATATAAACTTTGAATTCGCAGAGGTAGGCGCAGGGTGTCCAATTGCCGTAATTCTTGCCCAGGTTCACTTTTGACAGAAAAAAAGCTAAGATGGTTCATCTTAGTGATACTATTCCACAAGTCTGCACAGTGATGGGTTCTTACGCAGGTTATCCCAAATGTCCGCAACTCTGTCAAAGCTTCTACATTCCGCACAATCCTCCTAGTTGCTTTAATATATCCTAAAGTCTGCAAGCCCTTCAAACGCCATATTCCAACCGGTGCCTTGATGCCCCAGAATAGTGTTGAAACTAGGTGTCTCAACTTTTGAAGCCTCGTTATTCCCTTCGGAAGCTCCTTAATTCCTGTTGCCCGCAAGCCTAGATAATGCAGGTTGAATAGGTTACAGATCTCACTTGGTAGTTTCTCGATTAGTGCTCCATCTAGTTCCAAAACACGTAAGAATTTTGATGATCTTAAGACCGACTTAAGTAGATCATAGCTCATGGAATAGTTGAAAATAAGTACTGAACGCAAATGCGATTTGTCTTCagtaaaataattagttatattgCTTAGAACTGACAAGCGGCGTGCTTTGGATCTCTGCAATATTGTCCGTGAATGCTCGTAAACCATGCAGAAGCTTAACTCCTTTGACTTCGAAAGAGCGAGGACTCGAATGATGTCATGCATTCGACATGCATGAATGCTTCCGTCTTCGTTCCTCTCGGCCACTTGTAGTAGACACCGATGAACAAGTTCATTAAGGTAGTCCTCGGCCACTTCCTCCatcattctttctctttcttcaatgAAACCCTCTGCCATCCAGAGCCTTATGAGCTTGTTACTCGCAATTCGATAATCTTCCGGAAAACTAGAACAATATAAGAAGCAATTTCGAAGGTAATGGGGAAGATCGTCCAAACTAAGTTTCAAAATGTCATGTACTTTTTCATGGAGCTTCGATTCGTTGTTAGTTAGATACCACTCAAGATCTTTGTAAACCTTCTCCCACTCAGAATCAGTTTGTTCTCGAAATGATAAGAGACGGGCTATAGATACGATAGCAAGGGGCAAGCCACCGCACTTCTCGACAATTTTTTTAGCACATTGTTCTAAAGGCGGTGGGCAAATCTTGTTTGCACTTTTCCAAAATGTGTTTTTACAAAACAGATCCCACGAATGATCTGCCTCCAGTGGCTTTAGCTCAAACATACGGTTCTCGTTTGCTAATAGAGCTACATCGCGAATCCTTGTTGTGAGAACTATTCTACTCTTGCAATTACTATTCAGAAGTGCATCTTTTATATTGTCCATTACATTAGTACTCCAAACATCATCCAAAATGAGTAAATACTTTCTACACTGCAAGTGAGTGCGGATAGTCTCAACCAAGCTTCTATAATCCAGGGTATCATTGTTGTTAGGTGCTTTCCTTTTCTCACGACCTTCCCTACATAACTCTTTTAAGATCTGTCTAAGCAAATCATGAGTTTCGTAACTCTGAGATACAGCAACCCAGGCACAAGCATCAAAGGTAGCTTTGATGATTTTGTACACATGAGTTACGAGAGTTGTCTTCCCTAGACCACCCATCCCCAATACTGAGATTATCATGGGCTGTTGTTGCTGCTCATCCTCATCTTTTAACCATCCAAGCAACAAGTCCCTGTACTTGTCAATACCCACGATGTCATCCTCCTTGACAAAATGTGCTAATTCTGCACGACTCTTGCTACAGCCAACAACTATTCGAGGTTTTGCTTCACTTTCCATTCCTCTTGTATCATATCGTGTCCTTCTCTCCATTATCTTTTGGAGGTCAATTTTGATATCTTTAAGTTTCTTGCTAAGGTGATGCCAAGATTTTATATTTCTGTACCTCTTGATTGCTGTCAGTAGAACCCCTCATTGCTCCTCGCTCAGCTTATACGTGAACTCATCTATAATATCCTCAATGTCGAAAGCCAAGTCTCTTGTTtgttttataatgatttttgtgCTCTCATCCTTCTCTTTTAGTCTTTCTGCGATCCGTAGGAAGGCTTGCATGATCTCAAGCTCATCCTTAATGTCACTTATATCCTTCATGAGTTCTTTCATTGCTAACATCCCTGTTAGTAATAGTGATGCTGCTGATTTAGTTGTTTCAATAGCTAAAGCAGCACCTATCTTTAGGACTAATGAGCTTATCACAGCCTCCACCATAGGAATTTCCTACAAAGTGAGCCTGGAATCAATAATCTTTCCAAACTACTATGTCTTTTTAGATGCACCGCtagcaaaaataattattgttttaACATTCCTAAGATTCTAGGCAATTCTGTAGTGTATCAAACAAACATTTGTTAGAATCCCTCAGTTAAAAGGAAGAAATGCCAGTAACAGTTTGTAGTCTGTCATAACAAAGAACAATAACTTGTTTGAGAttcaatttaa
This region includes:
- the LOC109717543 gene encoding disease resistance protein RPM1-like, whose amino-acid sequence is MDKRSLAEKREVPNNIDTMDYRSLVEEIRTYLQCKKYVLILDDVWSTDVLDNIKNALLNSNSKSRIVLTTRIRDVALLANENHMFELKPLQADDSWDLFCKNAFWKSANKICPPPLEQCAKRIVEKCGALPLAIVSIARLLSFREQTSSEWEKVYKDLEWYLTNNESKLHGKVHDILKLSLDDLPHYLQNCFLYCSSFPEDYTIESDRLIRLWVAEGFIEERERMMEEVAEDYLNELVHRCLLQVAEWNEVGRVYAYRMHDIIRVLARSESKELSFCMVCEHSRTILQGYKARRLSILSDITEYCTEDKSHLRSVLVFNNSMRNDLLKSVLRSSKFLRVLELQGAPIEKVPSEICNLFNLHYLDESEIGKLLKGITRLHKLGHLVLSEYVGQGIKAPVGIWRLKGLQTLGSIEATRKIVRNVEALTELRTFAITGRWHIFVLTITCDSEHHLGHELIAFVCSVLTRACSNSSSFSAGVGAGTSSGGDGGGGRERGGGNEIPMVEAVISSLVLKIGAALAIETTKSAASLLLTGMLAMKELMKDISDIKDELEIMQAFLRIAERLKEKDERVLLTAIKRYRNIKSWHHLSKKLKDIKIDLQKIMERRTRYDTRGMESEAKPRIVVGCSKSRAELAHFVKEDDIVGIDKYRDLLLGWLKDEDEQQQQPMIISVLGMGGLGKTTLVTHVYKIIKATFDACAWVAVSQSYETHDLLRQILKELCREGREKRKAPNNNDTLDYRSLVETIRTHLQCRKYLLILDDVWSTNVMDNIKDALLNSNCKSRIVLTTRIRDVALLANENRMFELKPLEADHSWDLFCKNTFWKSANKICPPPLEQCAKKIVEKCGGLPLAIVSIARLLSFREQTDSEWEKVYKDLEWYLTNNESKLHEKVHDILKLSLDDLPHYLRNCFLYCSSFPEDYRIASNKLIRLWMAEGFIEERERMMEEVAEDYLNELVHRCLLQVAERNEDGSIHACRMHDIIRVLALSKSKELSFCMVYEHSRTILQRSKARRLSVLSNITNYFTEDKSHLRSVLIFNYSMSYDLLKSVLRSSKFLRVLELDGALIEKLPSEICNLFNLHYLGLRATGIKELPKGITRLQKLRHLVSTLFWGIKAPVGIWRLKGLQTLGYIKATRRIVRNVEALTELRTFGITCVRTHHCADLWNSITKMNHLSFFSVKSEPGQELRQLDTLRLPLRIQSLYLQGKLDKTSVSELAASFRSLTNLTRLTLSEAKFDEDTFPYLQALPALMFLELCGAYDGMKLHFQATSFPKLKKLYISGAQKLSQVEIERGAMASLNTLKLRGCPELKELPHGIEYLTTLQDLNIWRPAEELVELLLGGGGGGEGDHSNDWRTRVRHIPNFTIWFERHGEFVTERIQ